The following are from one region of the Paenibacillus protaetiae genome:
- a CDS encoding carbohydrate ABC transporter permease encodes MLSKIWSYRTSYLFIAPFLICFTLFIVVPIIASVCLSFTYYNGIERPRFIGWSNYQYLIAQDMIFLKYALPNTFKFAVIVGPGGYAAAFLLAWLISRLRGSYRKWVALAMYTPSLTIGTAMTIIWLPLLSGDRIGYLNSFLLKIGFIDVPKLWVTQPQLLMNSMIAVTLWSSMGVGFLAMLAGILNVDKTLYEAGRIDGIRNHLQELWFITIPSMKPQMLFGAVMAIVTTFKTGAIGVELSGQNPTPQYAGHLIVNHINDYGFIRFEMGYASTISVFLLIFMYFANKLSWKLFGSKEE; translated from the coding sequence ATGTTAAGTAAAATATGGTCATACCGGACGTCGTATTTGTTTATCGCGCCGTTTCTCATCTGTTTTACATTGTTCATCGTCGTGCCGATCATCGCGTCCGTCTGCTTGAGCTTTACGTATTACAACGGCATTGAACGGCCCCGGTTTATCGGCTGGAGCAATTATCAATATTTAATTGCACAAGACATGATATTTCTGAAATACGCATTGCCTAACACGTTCAAATTTGCCGTTATCGTCGGACCCGGGGGATATGCCGCCGCCTTCCTGCTTGCATGGCTTATCTCCCGTCTTCGGGGCAGCTACCGCAAATGGGTGGCGCTGGCCATGTATACGCCTTCGCTTACGATCGGTACAGCGATGACGATAATATGGCTGCCGCTGTTATCGGGCGACCGGATCGGCTACTTGAACAGCTTCCTGCTGAAAATCGGATTCATCGACGTGCCGAAGCTGTGGGTGACACAGCCGCAGCTGCTCATGAATTCAATGATCGCCGTTACACTCTGGTCGAGCATGGGAGTCGGGTTTCTCGCCATGCTTGCCGGAATTCTGAACGTGGATAAAACGCTCTACGAAGCAGGACGGATCGACGGCATCCGCAACCATCTGCAGGAACTGTGGTTTATTACGATCCCGTCCATGAAGCCGCAGATGCTGTTCGGCGCCGTCATGGCGATCGTAACGACGTTCAAGACCGGCGCAATTGGCGTTGAGCTGTCCGGGCAAAATCCTACACCGCAATATGCCGGCCATCTCATCGTCAATCATATTAATGACTACGGTTTTATTCGTTTCGAGATGGGCTACGCATCGACGATTTCTGTTTTTCTGCTTATCTTTATGTATTTTGCAAACAAGCTTAGCTGGAAATTGTTTGGCTCGAAGGAGGAATAA
- a CDS encoding carbohydrate ABC transporter permease encodes MLAISVLMILPIVYIFNNAFKPYHELFVYPPTFFVREPSLQNFVELMLVTSNSIVPISRYLFNSVFVALLSVISVTVVSVLCAYPLSKHNFPGKKFIFSTIILMLMFTPEVIQIPRYLVVSSLGILNTYWGHLLPALALPVGVFLLKQFIDQIPDSLMEASRIDGANEIVVLARIVVPMSMPAIATVAILAFQNAWGNIDTSSLFMQDDEMKTFPFFLSTLTSNLANNVARQGAAAVAALILLVPNLIFFVILQSKVISTMAHSGIK; translated from the coding sequence ATGCTCGCGATCTCGGTGCTGATGATATTGCCGATCGTCTATATATTCAACAATGCGTTCAAGCCTTATCACGAGCTGTTTGTATATCCGCCGACCTTCTTCGTGAGGGAGCCAAGCCTGCAAAACTTTGTTGAGCTGATGCTCGTAACTTCGAATTCCATTGTTCCGATCTCGCGATATTTGTTCAACAGCGTGTTTGTTGCGCTGCTGAGCGTCATCAGCGTTACGGTTGTCAGCGTGTTGTGCGCCTATCCGCTGTCGAAGCATAATTTTCCGGGGAAGAAATTTATCTTCTCCACCATTATATTGATGCTGATGTTTACGCCGGAGGTTATCCAAATTCCGCGTTATCTCGTTGTCAGCAGTCTCGGCATTCTGAACACGTATTGGGGTCATCTGCTTCCGGCGCTTGCGCTGCCCGTTGGGGTCTTCCTGCTTAAGCAGTTCATCGACCAGATTCCCGACTCGCTGATGGAAGCGTCCCGGATTGACGGGGCGAATGAAATCGTTGTTCTGGCGCGCATCGTTGTGCCAATGAGCATGCCGGCTATCGCCACAGTTGCCATACTCGCGTTTCAGAATGCTTGGGGCAACATCGACACGTCGTCGCTGTTTATGCAGGATGACGAAATGAAGACATTCCCGTTTTTCCTGTCAACGCTGACGAGCAATCTGGCGAACAACGTGGCGAGACAGGGAGCGGCCGCGGTGGCAGCGCTCATCCTGCTCGTGCCGAACTTAATCTTTTTTGTCATCTTGCAGAGCAAGGTCATCTCTACGATGGCTCATTCCGGCATTAAATAA